One genomic region from Vitis riparia cultivar Riparia Gloire de Montpellier isolate 1030 chromosome 17, EGFV_Vit.rip_1.0, whole genome shotgun sequence encodes:
- the LOC117904323 gene encoding glutamate receptor 2.9-like, producing the protein MKAMEGNSTARIDLRSKKETSYWGFEMNILLVNLYLFKLRRISFKALIACWLLRAEMPSPLNSPTPCFIYFSLTSILLIVCHLGYITGTAVDDNSTIIGAIIDANSRKGKEEITAMKIAVDKFNNNSKNHKLSLISRNFTGELYGAALTAEELIKENKVQVIVGMDTWQQAALAAEIGNQAQVPVLSLAAAASVRPSRQLGRSTLIQMGTNVSEQIRCIAAIVHSYHWRRVIAIYEDDAYGGNTEMLTILSEALQRVGSEIEYHLPLPPISSLSDPRGAVHQELLKLLSTQSRVFIVLQSSLPMATQLFQEARRMDFMGKDSAWIITDSISSFLDSMDTSVISYMEGALGIKSYYSKSNRPFQEFSAQFQKNFKSEYPEEDNAQPGIHALRAYDSIAVITRALERLAGDTNTPKMLLKNILLSDFSGLSGTINFSNSNSLPFMIINIVGKGYTELDFWTQDLDNPFSREGGDKNSGRNTTRILEGPVIWPGYLKRVPKGWEMPTVAKPLKIGIPSHPSFEKFVMVDNAQTDPEKKYTGFCIDIFREVLKILEQNYSLPYDFDPYHGTYDELVDCVYNKVITPISSLCSLIAKRSKKVEFTQPYAESGLVMILQVRSEEPHKAWMFMKPFTWKMWVTTGALLVYTMFIVWVLEYQSNNPAFRGPWKSQLGTALWFTFSSLFFAHRETIRSNITRVVIVVWLFVVFVLTSSYTASLSSMLTVRRLEPDAIDVEWLKATKSAVGCDGDSFVRKFLENVTKFEAANIKNISSQYQYPGEFHSGNISAAFLELPYAKVFINQFCKNYTATQPLNRFGGLGFAFQKGSPLAADFSEAILTLSEKGRIKELEDKWFPRSAECSTTETDELSLGNFWALYLLCGTTSTLCFLLFLRRLLIDFKRHQASRSDASPSDESVWMKTVQLVHFFHHGHTEIPNEKPSNLPPRPTGDEWTSPRLSPESPSDAPEPSEASPPTATMNSRVNASDVLEPPETSPHNHVP; encoded by the exons ATGAAAGCAATGGAAGGGAATTCCACAGCAAGAATTGACTTACGAAGTAAGAAGGAAACTTCATACTGGGGATTCGAAATGAATATTCTACTTgtgaatttatatttatttaagctTAGAAGAATCTCCTTTAAGGCACTAATTGCTTGCTGGTTGCTAAGAGCAGAAATGCCCTCCCCACTGAATTCTCCAACACCATGTTTCATCTACTTTTCACTTACCTCCATTCTTTTAATTGTCTGCCATCTTGGATACATCACCGGCACAGCAGTAGATGACAACTCCACCATCATTGGGGCAATCATTGATGCTAATTCTCGTAAAGGCAAAGAGGAAATAACCGCCATGAAGATAGCTGTGGATAAGTTCAATAACAATTCCAAGAATCATAAGCTCTCTCTTATCTCCCGGAACTTCACCGGAGAACTCTATGGGGCGGCCTTAACAG CTGAAGAACTGATTAAAGAGAACAAAGTGCAAGTGATTGTGGGCATGGATACATGGCAGCAAGCAGCTTTAGCTGCTGAAATCGGAAACCAAGCTCAAGTACCAGTTCTTTCATTGGCGGCAGCCGCGAGTGTCCGGCCATCGAGGCAGCTTGGAAGGTCCACCCTGATACAAATGGGCACCAATGTTTCTGAACAAATAAGGTGCATTGCAGCTATCGTTCACTCCTATCACTGGCGAAGGGTCATCGCAATCTATGAAGATGATGCGTACGGTGGGAACACTGAGATGTTAACTATTTTATCTGAAGCTCTTCAAAGAGTTGGCTCGGAGATTGAGTACCATTTGCCTCTTCCTCCCATATCATCTCTATCTGATCCAAGAGGAGCTGTCCATCAAGAGCTCTTGAAGCTTTTGAGCACACAATCCAGGGTTTTCATTGTTCTTCAATCGTCTTTACCAATGGCTACCCAATTGTTCCAAGAAGCAAGGCGGATGGATTTTATGGGGAAAGACTCAGCCTGGATAATTACAGATAGCATTTCAAGCTTCCTGGATTCCATGGACACCTCCGTTATCTCCTATATGGAAGGGGCTCTAGGAATCAAGTCCTACTATTCCAAATCCAATAGGCCCTTCCAAGAATTCTCTGCCCAGTTtcagaaaaattttaaatctgaATACCCAGAGGAAGACAACGCCCAGCCAGGAATTCATGCACTACGAGCATATGATAGCATTGCTGTCATCACACGGGCCCTGGAGAGATTAGCTGGTGATACTAATACTCCAAAaatgttgttaaaaaatatattattgagTGACTTCAGTGGTTTAAGTGGaacaattaatttttcaaattcaaattcgtTGCCATTCATGATTATAAACATTGTTGGAAAGGGCTACACGGAGCTTGATTTTTGGACACAGGACTTGGACAACCCTTTCAGCAGAGAAGGTGGAGACAAAAATAGCGGTAGAAACACCACAAGGATTTTGGAGGGTCCAGTGATTTGGCCAGGGTACCTAAAACGTGTCCCCAAGGGATGGGAAATGCCCACTGTTGCAAAACCATTGAAGATTGGAATTCCATCTCACCCCTCTTTCGAGAAGTTTGTGATGGTGGACAACGCTCAAACTGATCCTGAGAAAAAATATACTGGTTTCTGTATTGATATTTTCCGAGAGGTGTTGAAAATTCTGGAGCAAAATTACTCTTTACCCTATGACTTCGATCCATATCATGGCACATATGATGAGCTGGTTGATTGTGTTTACAACAAGGTAATTACTCCTATCTCAAGCCTTTGCTCTTTAA TAGCCAAACGTTCAAAAAAGGTGGAATTCACACAGCCATATGCTGAATCAGGATTGGTGATGATACTACAAGTAAGGTCTGAAGAACCTCACAAGGCATGGATGTTCATGAAGCCTTTCACTTGGAAAATGTGGGTAACCACTGGTGCACTCTTGGTCTACACCATGTTCATAGTTTGGGTACTGGAGTACCAATCCAACAATCCGGCATTCAGAGGCCCATGGAAGAGTCAGCTTGGGACAGCTCTTTGGTTcaccttctcttctcttttctttgctCATA GGGAGACAATTCGTAGCAATATTACTCGAGTAGTGATAGTGGTGTGGCTATTTGTTGTCTTCGTCTTAACCTCCAGCTACACTGCTAGTCTCTCTTCAATGCTCACTGTCCGACGACTTGAACCCGATGCGATAGATGTCGAATGGCTAAAAGCTACCAAGTCTGCGGTTGGTTGTGATGGTGATTCGTTTGTGAGGAAATTCTTGGAGAATGTGACTAAATTCGAAGCGGCTAATATCAAGAATATTAGCAGCCAATACCAATACCCCGGCGAATTCCATAGTGGGAACATCTCAGCTGCCTTTCTTGAACTTCCTTATGCGAAAGTTTTCATCAATCAGTTCTGCAAGAATTACACTGCCACCCAACCCCTCAACAGATTCGGAGGATTAGGCTTT GCCTTTCAGAAAGGCTCTCCACTAGCTGCTGACTTCTCTGAAGCCATCCTAACCCTATCTGAGAAGGGGAGAATAAAAGAATTAGAAGATAAGTGGTTTCCTCGTTCTGCCGAGTGTTCCACCACCGAAACTGATGAACTGAGCCTCGGAAACTTCTGGGCTCTCTACCTTTTATGTGGCACCACTTCCACCCTCTGCTTCCTACTATTCCTCCGTCGCCTGCTCATCGATTTTAAACGCCACCAGGCATCCAGAAGTGATGCAAGCCCAAGTGATGAGAGTGTCTGGATGAAGACTGTTCAATTGGTACATTTCTTTCATCATGGACACACTGAGATTCCTAATGAAAAACCGTCAAATTTGCCTCCCCGTCCCACTGGAGATGAATGGACCTCTCCAAGGTTGTCACCAGAGAGCCCTTCTGATGCCCCGGAGCCTTCGGAGGCCTCTCCACCTACTGCAACTATGAACTCAAGGGTGAACGCTTCTGATGTGCTGGAGCCTCCTGAGACCTCTCCCCACAACCATGTACCCTAG